TGGCTTTCAGGAGATGCAGTGCCATCTAGTGATTCCTGTTGGCATTATTGGCATGATTGCATACGTTCGCTGCAGCCATTCAAAGGTCATGCAGCAAGTGTACATAAGCCAGCCAATAATTCCACTGGTTACTACAAGAGTATTGTGAAAGTGTTGAAGGCCACGTACTTGATCACTGTTATAAATAGTTGCTTCTCCCCAAAAGTTCCCAAGCGATGACAAGGAAACAACAGTTGAGTTTTGGATGTACGGTACGGTTTGTCTCACAACCACACAACATTATGGGTTACAAGAACATGTTCTCACCCTTGCACAGAATTATATGCAGTGTGTTTCCCATGTAAGCCCCACCATATGACTCACAACAGCTTCTGTCAGGTCTGCAGTGGCACAGTTGCGGTCTAGGAACTACTTAAGGAGACTGTACATTTCATGCGTTGTTATGTGTTCAAATTCATGTGGCAAGTGTGCTGATGACACCAGTAAGATTTGGAGCATCACTTATTCACATTGATCACTGTATGGACTAAGATTGTCTTAATGCAGTATGTGAAAAACTGCTTAAATCTATGGGATAGCATTTGTAGCAAGTGTGAAGCAAACGGGCAAGTGTGCTAAGCGAAGCGATGATTATGTTGATCGCACCACCAAGTACAGGCACCAAGAACAGTTTTAGGCATGAGAATTCATACCTGTTaattgcttgaaaaaaatttgcTTTACGTAGTCCAGAAAGGCTGGCCACATATGTGGACCTTGCTACTGTATGTTCAGTACCACTGCTCGTTTGCTAAGCCGAGACAAGCAAGACATCCGAAAGATTCCTAGGCTGCAAGCATATATATCGTGCATTGCATTACTTATTTCATGTGCAGCAGCCGCAATTTGATGTGAAAATAGTTGTCTCACAACTGAATCCTCTTGCAAATATGCATGAATTATCAGAGTTTATATTTACGACTTCATAGGGCAAAGCTTCTTTAGTCACCTCCAATGAACTggtctttctttttgttctttagtTAAAACTTTTTGTTCTAGTGCAATATCATAGATTTATGTACAGCATTATATTTTCTTGACTTTCGAAGCCATGCCCTGTTCGAAGTTGCGACAGGGTCAAAGTGATACAAGCTGGTCATTTTTTGTCATGGCTGTTGAAAATACAAAGCTTCATACCTCTTCATTAAGCTCAGGCCAAATGGGGTTTGTtgcttttgtttgtaatttatgtCTTGGCAGGATGCCTTACAGACATGCTGTATGATGCACAGCCCTAGCTTTGTACTTGCCGAAGACTTGTGGATATTTTTGGTTTGTTGCACAACTTTTGACGAGTGCAATGCTGAGTGAAACATGGAAATGTCCATGGTTTTCCCCAAAGCATTTGGTACTACTACAATAATGCCTGTTCCAAAATATTTAGCACTGTTTGTTACACAACAAAAAAGGTTCAGAATTAGCTAAGTATAAATGAATATTCTCTGTATGTTTATTGGTATTTTTATAACCCACTGACTATTGTTACATAATCTTGGAGCATGTTAGTAAGTGCATTTATTCACATGGATTTGTTTCACAAAATCACCAGTGCAGCATCGCTTTGCTTCACATTTTCGTGTATCGTTCTTTTATTTTGACTGATTGGCAGAAGAAAACAGTGCCATGTCATGCTCACATTTTTTGGGTACTGAGTTGTGGTAGTACTGTTTGTTAGCTTGTATATTTTGAAGCACACAGTGCATTCATGTTTTGCTGATGTTCATGTGTATTCTGTTCTGTGTACAGTTCCTCTTCGTTCTGGAGATCATCTTTGTTTTGGAATTTATTTGTTGTTTCTTGTTATTTGAATTTATTTCAGTTCATAATTTGACACTAGGTTGTTATATGCCGTTTTCAAGCCGCAGCTTTCAAATGGCGTACTGGTCACGAGTATAGTCAGATTTTGTTCATTTATTGTAACAATAATATGCCTTGTACtgctttcttgttgttgtttgtagtaattctattgttttgttgttctttttttttctttctttagggTTTGTTCCCCTTTTCAGATTTAGTGATCTCGTTCTCATTACTGAGGTTGTTAGTTTTTTACAGTTCAAAGTTGCTCTTGTGTGTTCCCACTTTTTTGCATATGTTTGCAGTTACAGGAGTTGTGTTAAAACTTCCTGGTAAAAATTTCCAGTAACCCTTATGCCAGGCGACAGGCTTTGAGCACTGGTTGAGAATTTATTGTATATTGGCATTTTTGCTGTTGTTTTTTTCACTGCAAAAACTTGTGCACGTTTGCGTACATGTGTGTTTGAAAATAATTGCAAGCACTCCGCATCaccttttttgtttttcagcTCGTCAGAGAGTGTGAATTGATGAATCTGCAATATTTATATTTTTCGCTGTGCAGGTGCATGGAAGTTAATAAAAACATTAAATATAATTTCCTGAGACCCAATATGTTTGTGTGTTGATATATCCAGCCAGTGTTACTTCTTATTAAAAGGCAGAAACTGGCTGTATTGTATGTGATTGACATGCTGTTTTGCGCAGGGAGGAAGCGAGGCATCAAAATAATTCTAAGCAAATAAAAAAGGTTTGCGTGTGAAAAACGTATTGAgtggtgagaaaaaaaatgaagagggtGGATCAGTTTTTTATCAAATCTGCAGGAGAAAAAATCAGAAGCCTTCTTGCTCCAAGACATTGCATACAGCTTTGCGAAAATTTTGAGAAATGTTCTTAGTATTCAAAACCAAATAATCTATTGCGTGAGATGTTTCACATAAACCACAGCTATCATGTCAGTAAAAATTGTTAGCCGTACGAACCTGACATAATTATTCTGTGTTTAGTGACTATTCTAGCTAGGTTTTAGCTGGTGCCGACAGTGAGGTTTACAACTGCCGGAGAAACAATTTAAGAAAGTAATGCGGAAAGCCTGAAAGTTGCACAGGTGAAGTACCAGACTCCACACGTGACCACTCTGTGCGTGAGAATTCATTTGCTGTGATTAGAGCCGTCAACGACCAAGGCTATTCTTCTGAAGTCCCTGTGACGAGTGGACATTTCCGTCCAGCTTCAGTAcaaggccataggcgtgcgcagggttccccattaggggggggggggcaaaggttcgtcgcagcggcccccccactctactaagtcaatgtatggggcagattttgcgcccccctcctcttaggtgactagaagggtcaatgtacggggcagattttgcgcccccctcttaggtgactaggggggcggccgcccccccccccccgtgccccccctgtgcgcacgcctgtgtacAAGGCTGTATcgggaaataataaaaatgtatGGAGGTTATGTACACGAGGAAAAGCGCCAACACGGGAGTTCTGTAGATAACGACGTGGTTTGCAAAGGCACAAAGAAGAGAAGGGATTATGTCTCACAGGGTTGCTGCGAGTCTGAGACGATTCAAAATTTCGCGCCTTAGAAATTGGTGTGGAAAACGGCCgtacaaaagaaagcaaataTTTTCATAATTAACTTAAGTATATGAAGTGAAAGACTATATACAAGTTCTATCTACGGCGAAAATGAGAGCTTTAAAAAATCCATTTCGGTTTTTCAGAAGTAATCTTTCCAATCCGGTCGAAGCCGCGAAGTTAGCCAAGCTACCGGCAAACATGGCGGCAAAGTTTGTTGTCTGATTGAATCGTATAGAAAAAAAGTGCGTGACGCCAGCCGTTTTACTTGACCGAACTGACACTTGGACTCCTAAATATGGAAAGCACACCACCGACAGTTCGACGTGGCCTCGTGCCTCTACAAGAGTACCTGTTGCAGGGTAGCATTATGGACGGCGCCTGTGAAGTGCTTCTCCACAGGCTTCGAGGGCTCTGTGACAACTCGGATTCGCCGATCGAATCATTTCACGACTACGAAATGGTCTTTCAGATAAGTCAGTACAGTCTTGATCTTGCGTATGCGATATTGGCTGCAAATAATGCGTGGATGATATTGGAACGCCGCGCTTGTTTGAATGACTATGAACGGAAACAAACTCCGAAAAGTTGTGTCGCACTGTGTATTTCCGATCGCGATCGTGCCCGATAGGAATCTTTATTCCTCGGTCGCGATTGGCTCAGTTGTGCAGGCTGCGGAAAGGAGCCAATCGCAGTTCAGAAATACGATCCAGAACGGCCTCAGTTGGGATAGAGAATGGCTATGCGACAAAGCAAGCAGTTCTCGGGAAAAACGGCACTTGGTTTCGCTTTTTTCCTGAAAACTGCTTGCGTTGTACGTCTTACGCTTTGGCAAAACCGGatcgtacctgctaaatgcatctTGTTTCTGTTTCCTTAGCCTGTGTCCATGTCGCGCCTCTAAAATCAGTTTTTCCTTTATTTATACGCAATCAGTAAAATCATGAAGAAGAGGCGGATGACGCATTAACACTGCAGATATATGATGCGCCAACTTCATAATTTTCGCAGGAGGCCCCACGGGAACACCACTGTCCGTGAGAGCGAGACAATCGCTTGATAGTCCCCAGATGCCGTGGTAGGTGTGGCAAGTTTGTCCGCGGTTTCTCTAGTTGTTTCTTTGTAGCTTACAAAATGAGTGTGCGAGTGATCAAGTGTGCTCTTTCTGCTAATCTTATCTGTGGCAGTAAAGTCAACTGTGTGCCGTTGCAATGCCTCTTGCACGTTTGATGTGCCTGGTGCTAAATGAAGAAAGTGTAATGTCTTCAAAAGCATGTGGAAATGCACGTTTTTCTTTCCAGGCATCTTCGCTACTTGGGGCAACCAGAAGTTGGTGACAAAAGCAGACACACCGTTGTGAGAAGCTGTATAGATGTTAGTACGTCTAACAATGTTGTGAGCTTTCTCAATGAGATGGGCTTTCGGTGAGCTGCCATTTTTATTTGTAATTTCGTAAATGTATACACAGACATTACACATacacgaagaaaaaggaaaaaaaggagccGGCTAATAGCTATCTCCGGAGCTTGTATTCCAACACAGGACACTTGTGCTTTTAGTACAATCCTATCGGTTCACCTGTGTCTTGTTTTTTTCACAGGTTAGATTTTGAATTTGTACTGAAAGGGCACATGTTCCAAAAGGGACGCATGAAGGTCATCGTTGCCAAGGTCTTTCGGGTAAGATATACCAGTATGATTTGATCACTGTAAGCAGCTAAATTTCTACTTTCAGCTAGTTGCTATTTTTTCTTCTCACCTGTGGATTTCCTTATACTGAGCAAGTGGTGAATACATAGTATACAGTAATATTACACAATAATATTAATCATAGTACTAAACATATATAGTATTAAACATAGTACACAATAATATTAAATTACACACTGCACCACTACACAAAGAAATACAGTCTGCATTCCATAGTATAAAATGGCTTTTCTTCCACTGGTGAAACAGAAAAGCGATTGATTCATGATTCATAGTGTTTAATAAAATCCCAAAGCAACATCTATGGGTAATGAGAGGTACACAGAAGTTTACTGTACACTAATTTGGTTCCCTGGGCTTAGTTAACATGTACCCACATTAAATGCACATTCATTTCTgcattttccctccatcaaaAAGCGGGCTGCTGTGGCAGTGATTGAAACCAACATCCTTACACTATGCTGCAGAATATCATAGCCTCCGATCCACCAGGATTAGTAACGGAAGGTTACTAAATCGCTTTTCAAGCATCAATACACGCAAGCACACAGTAGCAAGCTATGTTCCAGCTCTTACTTGCACGGATATTGTCTGTGAATTAAGATTTGCGTGGACGTGACAGTTACGCAACCACTTAAGTAACGATGCAGTTTCTGTCTGCTCCATGTTTAATGTCGCCATTATTGTTGTTTTGCAGCTTGTTCAGCAAGGAAACCCCGAGAGCATTGAGCCAGTCTCAAACTCCCACATCATCGAGCTAAGTGTTATAGCACCAGCAGGGCA
This window of the Rhipicephalus sanguineus isolate Rsan-2018 chromosome 2, BIME_Rsan_1.4, whole genome shotgun sequence genome carries:
- the LOC119382715 gene encoding mediator of RNA polymerase II transcription subunit 18 → MESTPPTVRRGLVPLQEYLLQGSIMDGACEVLLHRLRGLCDNSDSPIESFHDYEMVFQIRGPTGTPLSVRARQSLDSPQMPWHLRYLGQPEVGDKSRHTVVRSCIDVSTSNNVVSFLNEMGFRLDFEFVLKGHMFQKGRMKVIVAKVFRLVQQGNPESIEPVSNSHIIELSVIAPAGQESLGDEMKAFAEQLKPLVELEKIDHTRLQHI